The Shinella zoogloeoides genome includes a region encoding these proteins:
- a CDS encoding extracellular solute-binding protein, with the protein MSDHHNDRKLQKGISRRAFNLAGLGSVAALVALKAAPSWAAGEKLTYYGFGGMTQKAMHEAGLAPFSKATAIEVVEGTFGDETEVITRIKSGGAGDLNVFANSGFEMYKRYVDLEANSELNEANIPNLKLVSPTLIERLRKLTPNGKLSGVPYNYGTTGIAYNTKHVSPEEARSLGFKLLWDKRFEGKMALSNNAMERIWAAAVHAGQDTNNMSDTDALMTSLREQRPLVKKYWESGAEVMDLLAKEEVIVADIWSTRATALKKQGYPIEYLEPEQCLAWMQNLFVLKGSPMEPCEKLLDFLLKPEVNFDYCQRTNNGSSLDPKQTEFPQKLKEQAGYDPSGTFAGFSIPDGIYWAENLDRFETQWRRIAKGA; encoded by the coding sequence ATGAGCGACCATCATAACGACAGAAAATTGCAAAAAGGCATCAGCCGCCGCGCCTTCAACCTTGCCGGTCTTGGCTCCGTGGCGGCGCTCGTCGCTCTGAAGGCCGCGCCCTCCTGGGCCGCGGGCGAAAAGCTTACCTATTACGGCTTCGGCGGCATGACGCAGAAGGCAATGCACGAGGCGGGCCTTGCACCGTTCAGCAAGGCAACCGCCATCGAAGTGGTGGAAGGCACCTTCGGCGACGAAACCGAGGTCATCACCCGCATCAAATCGGGCGGTGCGGGCGATCTGAACGTCTTCGCCAATTCCGGCTTCGAAATGTACAAGCGTTATGTCGATCTCGAAGCCAATTCCGAACTGAACGAAGCCAATATCCCCAATCTGAAGCTTGTCTCGCCGACCCTCATCGAACGGCTGCGCAAGCTGACACCGAACGGCAAGCTCTCAGGCGTTCCCTATAATTACGGCACAACTGGCATTGCTTACAACACCAAGCATGTGTCACCGGAAGAGGCCCGATCGCTCGGCTTCAAGCTGCTGTGGGACAAACGCTTTGAAGGCAAAATGGCGCTCAGCAACAATGCGATGGAGCGCATCTGGGCAGCGGCCGTCCATGCCGGACAGGATACGAACAATATGAGCGACACCGACGCGCTCATGACATCGCTTCGCGAGCAGCGTCCGCTGGTCAAGAAATACTGGGAATCCGGGGCGGAGGTCATGGATCTGCTCGCCAAGGAGGAGGTGATCGTCGCCGATATCTGGTCGACGCGCGCCACGGCGTTGAAGAAGCAGGGCTATCCGATCGAGTATCTGGAACCGGAACAGTGCCTTGCCTGGATGCAGAATCTGTTCGTGCTGAAAGGTTCGCCAATGGAGCCCTGCGAGAAGTTGCTCGATTTCCTGCTGAAGCCGGAAGTCAATTTCGACTATTGCCAGCGCACCAACAACGGCTCCTCGCTCGATCCCAAGCAGACCGAGTTCCCCCAGAAATTGAAGGAACAGGCGGGCTACGATCCGAGCGGCACCTTTGCCGGGTTCA
- a CDS encoding FAD-dependent oxidoreductase yields MQGRTVAVIGAGIVGAAAAVFLQNVGHRVTLWDPRGPAGGASYGNAGIVEASSCLPIATPGILREIPSMLMDRDGPVIIRPGYFPKALPWLMRLVLATRWSKIERTAQALLSLSRNAIAAYDALLRIVPVGDVIHNVGRLTVYSTEAGFEGGADSRRFATEHGMALDVLDRSAIHDLEPHLAPKFSMGVLQPHSRFVSNPKRLVEACVNHLLAHGGELRPAAVTRIESRDGGCTIVTESGAHSFDTVVVACGAWSEPLCKSLGLSVPLESERGYHLLLPQPKKTLSRPTLWAEHYINLCPMEEGLRMTVGVEYAGRDAPPDYGRAHRLLVHARTMLPSLAGEPKSEWLGLRPSLPDSLPVLGPAPGHPNVILAFGHNHIGLTLGPATGQVVADLVSGRKPALDLAPFAPTRSYVR; encoded by the coding sequence TTGCAGGGGCGAACCGTCGCAGTCATCGGCGCGGGCATCGTCGGCGCGGCCGCGGCGGTCTTTCTTCAGAACGTCGGCCACAGGGTAACCTTGTGGGATCCGCGAGGCCCGGCGGGCGGCGCATCCTATGGAAATGCCGGCATCGTCGAGGCCTCGAGCTGCCTGCCGATCGCCACGCCCGGCATCCTGCGCGAAATCCCCTCCATGCTCATGGACAGGGACGGGCCGGTCATCATCCGCCCGGGATATTTCCCGAAGGCGCTACCCTGGCTGATGCGGCTGGTGCTCGCCACGCGCTGGTCGAAGATCGAAAGGACGGCGCAGGCATTGCTTTCGCTGAGCCGCAACGCGATCGCAGCTTACGATGCCCTTCTTCGCATCGTTCCTGTTGGCGATGTTATTCACAATGTCGGCAGGCTGACGGTTTATTCCACCGAGGCGGGCTTTGAGGGCGGCGCGGATTCGCGTCGCTTCGCGACGGAGCATGGCATGGCTCTGGATGTGCTCGACCGGTCGGCGATCCACGATCTGGAGCCGCATCTGGCGCCGAAATTTTCAATGGGCGTCCTACAGCCGCATTCGCGCTTCGTCAGCAATCCCAAGCGGCTGGTCGAGGCATGCGTCAATCATCTTTTGGCGCATGGCGGCGAATTGCGCCCGGCCGCCGTCACGCGCATCGAAAGCCGCGACGGCGGCTGCACGATCGTCACCGAAAGCGGCGCGCATTCCTTCGATACCGTCGTGGTCGCCTGCGGCGCCTGGTCAGAGCCGCTGTGCAAAAGCCTCGGCCTATCCGTGCCGCTCGAATCCGAGCGCGGTTATCACCTTCTCCTGCCTCAGCCGAAAAAGACCCTGAGCCGCCCGACACTGTGGGCCGAGCATTACATCAACCTCTGCCCGATGGAGGAAGGCCTGCGCATGACCGTCGGCGTGGAATATGCCGGGCGGGATGCTCCTCCCGATTACGGCCGTGCCCACCGGCTTCTCGTGCATGCACGCACCATGCTGCCCTCGCTTGCAGGCGAGCCGAAAAGCGAATGGCTGGGTCTGCGCCCGTCCCTGCCGGACTCGCTGCCGGTTCTCGGCCCGGCACCGGGGCATCCGAACGTCATCCTCGCCTTCGGGCATAACCATATCGGCCTGACGCTCGGCCCCGCTACCGGTCAGGTCGTCGCCGATCTCGTTTCAGGCCGCAAACCGGCTCTGGATTTGGCGCCCTTCGCGCCGACACGCTCCTACGTCCGATAA
- a CDS encoding PLP-dependent aminotransferase family protein produces the protein MKREKPDKGPAYSAIAARLQAEIASGLYPPGTALPTQRDLATQLGVNVSTILRAYQELQARGLVMGKKRLGTIVASQSFSPPETAAGTAELADLTYNSPPVSDFILAYAAELARIGSDPRFKEVENYSSLNGSLWARAAGCQWMAEAGFATTPDRVVVTSGAQHGLFTALATFIKPGDVVMTDRLTYFGLRALAATLQFSLLCVDSDEQGLIPDAIEALCRNHRMAALFVVPTLHNPTAKTLDAERRARIASLAQTFDFIVVEDDVYSLLAENGLRPISSMCPERAFYITTASKALAPSLCLGYLVAPADHIGIAAESARLTGSMSTPVSALIMSRWIEDGTARRLLEANRREVNKRQVMVAEVFSGLDYQSAPYSMFLWLRLPQPWRALDFAASCRRRGVKILPSPDFAADNKEIEQAIRINISGSITMERLRQALETIRSLCEDRPRAVHGSV, from the coding sequence ATGAAGAGAGAAAAGCCAGACAAAGGGCCGGCCTATTCAGCGATTGCTGCACGTCTACAAGCTGAGATCGCTTCCGGGCTCTATCCGCCGGGCACTGCCCTTCCAACTCAACGCGATCTCGCCACCCAACTCGGCGTGAACGTCTCCACGATCCTGCGCGCTTATCAGGAACTTCAGGCGCGCGGACTTGTGATGGGCAAAAAACGTCTCGGCACCATCGTTGCTTCACAGTCGTTTTCGCCGCCGGAAACCGCAGCCGGGACTGCCGAACTTGCCGACCTCACATATAATTCTCCGCCCGTTTCGGATTTCATTCTCGCTTATGCTGCTGAACTCGCCCGCATCGGCAGCGATCCCCGCTTCAAGGAAGTGGAGAATTATTCTTCGCTGAACGGTTCGCTCTGGGCGCGCGCGGCGGGATGTCAGTGGATGGCGGAGGCTGGCTTCGCCACTACTCCCGACCGCGTCGTCGTCACGAGTGGCGCGCAGCATGGTCTGTTCACGGCGCTCGCCACCTTCATCAAGCCCGGTGATGTGGTGATGACCGATCGACTGACCTATTTCGGGTTACGCGCGCTTGCCGCAACCCTTCAATTCTCTTTGCTTTGTGTCGATTCCGACGAGCAGGGCCTTATCCCGGATGCTATTGAAGCGCTTTGCCGAAATCACCGGATGGCCGCGCTTTTCGTCGTGCCTACATTACACAATCCCACCGCGAAGACGCTTGACGCAGAGCGAAGGGCCCGGATAGCTTCGCTGGCGCAGACCTTCGACTTCATCGTCGTCGAGGACGACGTCTATTCGCTGCTTGCAGAAAACGGACTGAGGCCAATCTCATCGATGTGTCCGGAGCGCGCCTTTTATATCACGACGGCTTCAAAGGCTCTCGCGCCCAGTCTCTGCTTGGGATACCTCGTTGCACCGGCCGACCATATCGGTATTGCGGCCGAATCCGCTCGCCTGACCGGATCCATGTCGACGCCTGTTTCTGCACTAATTATGAGTCGGTGGATCGAGGACGGCACTGCTCGCAGGCTGCTCGAGGCCAACCGGCGAGAAGTCAATAAGCGTCAAGTAATGGTCGCGGAAGTCTTCAGCGGCTTGGATTACCAGTCGGCGCCCTATTCAATGTTCCTGTGGCTGCGCTTGCCGCAGCCGTGGCGAGCGCTCGACTTCGCCGCCAGCTGCCGCCGCCGCGGTGTGAAGATCCTGCCGTCGCCCGATTTCGCCGCCGACAACAAGGAAATCGAGCAGGCGATCCGAATCAATATTTCCGGCTCCATCACTATGGAGCGTCTGCGCCAAGCGCTGGAAACCATCCGAAGCCTCTGTGAGGATAGGCCTCGAGCGGTTCATGGATCGGTATAG
- a CDS encoding IclR family transcriptional regulator — protein sequence MTSLSSDDPKSADDTDPLMVRSVEKAFRVLEAFDGTNRTLSLAQIGANVGLDKSAAQRFTHTLNKLGYLQKDPVTKRFELSLRSLEMARHFITANPLVNQAMPYLLHLSRETEEAVNLTLPDGTEIVFAARFMSRHMLNTDVVVGTRMPAFCTAPGRAILSRLPAAEALSLIERSPLQAFTPQTVHTVDGLVERLDAARSAGYATTWGEFFPGDLSVAAAVIDQIGRPVAAVNIGVSNARYTAEKAEETFAPLVVAAARSISQASSTF from the coding sequence GTGACGAGCTTGTCCTCTGATGACCCGAAAAGTGCCGACGATACCGATCCGCTGATGGTGCGATCCGTGGAAAAGGCGTTTCGGGTGTTGGAGGCCTTTGACGGCACCAACAGGACCCTCAGTCTGGCGCAGATCGGCGCGAATGTCGGCCTCGACAAGAGCGCCGCGCAACGTTTTACCCATACACTGAACAAGCTGGGCTATTTGCAAAAGGACCCGGTGACCAAGCGTTTCGAGCTCAGCCTGCGCAGCCTCGAAATGGCGCGCCATTTCATCACAGCCAACCCGCTGGTCAACCAGGCGATGCCCTATCTCCTCCATCTCAGCCGCGAGACGGAGGAGGCGGTCAACCTCACGCTGCCTGACGGTACGGAGATCGTCTTCGCTGCCCGTTTCATGAGCCGCCATATGCTCAACACCGATGTCGTCGTTGGCACGCGTATGCCTGCCTTCTGCACGGCGCCGGGTCGGGCGATCCTCTCCCGACTGCCGGCGGCGGAGGCTCTCTCGCTCATCGAGCGGTCGCCCTTGCAGGCCTTCACGCCGCAGACGGTACACACGGTCGATGGGCTGGTCGAACGGCTCGATGCCGCACGTAGTGCCGGTTATGCTACGACTTGGGGTGAGTTCTTTCCAGGCGATCTCTCGGTCGCTGCCGCGGTGATTGACCAGATCGGACGTCCTGTTGCAGCGGTCAATATCGGTGTGTCCAACGCGCGCTACACGGCGGAAAAGGCGGAAGAGACATTCGCGCCTCTTGTCGTGGCAGCCGCGCGCTCGATCTCGCAGGCCTCCTCTACCTTCTAA
- a CDS encoding enoyl-CoA hydratase/isomerase family protein encodes MTNFILTEQRGSCRVITLNRPEVLNAWHSHMRLDLMAALESAEEDAAVGAIIMTGAGERAFGAGQDLNETKTFDPDRAELWIGEWERLYDRIRSLSKPLIMALNGLAAGSAFQVTLLGDFRIGHDGVKMGQPEINSGIASTTGPWIMMEMIGLARTTDLTLSGRMMEAAECVAIGLINRIVPRVEVLEASLALGEQLAAKPRLAMKLNKQRFREVTEVRFRDALAAGVRNQRIAYGDGEPNRMMEQFFAAKSKAKSG; translated from the coding sequence ATGACAAATTTCATTTTGACAGAGCAGCGCGGCTCTTGCCGCGTGATCACGCTGAATCGCCCTGAGGTTCTCAATGCCTGGCATTCCCACATGCGCCTTGACCTCATGGCTGCGTTGGAATCCGCCGAAGAGGACGCCGCCGTCGGTGCGATCATCATGACCGGGGCAGGCGAACGCGCCTTTGGTGCCGGGCAGGATCTTAACGAGACCAAGACTTTCGACCCCGACCGCGCGGAGCTCTGGATCGGCGAATGGGAGCGGCTCTACGATCGGATCCGCAGCCTCTCCAAGCCGTTGATCATGGCGCTGAACGGCCTGGCTGCAGGCTCGGCTTTCCAGGTGACCTTGCTCGGCGATTTCCGCATCGGCCATGACGGCGTGAAGATGGGGCAGCCGGAGATCAATTCCGGGATCGCGAGCACGACTGGTCCATGGATCATGATGGAGATGATCGGGCTTGCGCGCACCACCGACCTGACCCTCAGCGGTCGCATGATGGAGGCGGCGGAATGCGTCGCCATCGGCCTCATCAACCGGATCGTCCCGCGCGTGGAGGTGCTGGAAGCATCATTGGCGCTCGGCGAACAGCTTGCCGCCAAGCCGCGGCTTGCCATGAAGCTCAACAAGCAGCGTTTCCGTGAAGTCACCGAGGTCCGTTTCCGCGACGCGCTTGCAGCCGGCGTGCGCAACCAGCGCATCGCCTATGGCGACGGCGAGCCCAACCGCATGATGGAACAGTTTTTCGCCGCCAAATCAAAGGCGAAGTCCGGCTGA
- a CDS encoding AMP-binding protein, protein MIFQDYSVEDQGFISRLPARAAASPDAIYSTFDGEPITFAALHSKSDNVAVALRRLGVEKGDRVALMLRNSPDSLAVLFAIAKCGAVWVPVNVHLRGDGLKYILEHCDPRVVFADRDLFPNISECGADISAFRLIAEAGDTESLDRLANGDHVFAEPLPAADDLFALNYTSGTTGRPKGVRVTHRMLRYAAEGAMLCSDARDGDVFFVWEPLYHIGGAQLIPIPLLRDVKLSMVQRFSASRFWDQVRDCGATQIHYLGGVLQILLKQPESARDRDHKVRAAWGGGCPRDIWRAFEERFGTPLRECYGMTESSSITTFNAAGVLGSVGTPVPWLSVEILDEQGAPVAAGVHGEIVVHPRQAGAVFAGYFRNEEATAKALRPDGFHTGDLGMIDADGNLFFLGRLTDSVRVKGENVSAFEVEHVAGSHPMVEDCALIGVKAEVGEQEIKLFIKPKEGVAIDYPAFSDWLAHRLAPFQNPRYLTVVEEFERTPSQRIMKHRLPASVEGSWDRQQRTGR, encoded by the coding sequence ATGATTTTTCAGGACTATAGTGTGGAAGACCAAGGTTTCATTTCTCGCCTGCCGGCTCGGGCCGCCGCTTCGCCCGATGCCATCTATTCGACGTTCGACGGCGAACCGATCACCTTTGCCGCTCTTCATTCCAAATCGGACAATGTCGCGGTCGCGCTTCGTCGCCTCGGCGTCGAGAAGGGTGATCGCGTGGCGCTGATGCTGCGCAACAGCCCCGACAGCCTCGCCGTGCTGTTCGCCATTGCCAAGTGCGGCGCCGTCTGGGTGCCAGTGAATGTGCATCTGCGTGGCGACGGGTTGAAATACATTCTGGAACATTGCGATCCGCGCGTCGTCTTCGCCGATCGTGATCTCTTTCCGAATATCTCGGAATGCGGTGCCGACATCTCGGCGTTCCGGCTCATCGCAGAGGCAGGCGACACGGAATCGCTCGACCGGCTTGCCAACGGCGATCACGTTTTTGCTGAGCCGCTGCCGGCAGCCGATGACCTCTTTGCGCTGAATTACACGTCCGGCACGACCGGCCGCCCGAAGGGGGTGCGCGTCACCCATCGCATGTTACGCTATGCGGCGGAGGGCGCGATGCTCTGCTCGGATGCGCGCGATGGCGATGTCTTCTTCGTCTGGGAGCCGCTTTATCACATCGGTGGCGCGCAGCTTATCCCGATCCCGTTGCTGCGCGACGTCAAACTGTCCATGGTGCAGCGCTTCAGCGCCAGTCGTTTCTGGGATCAGGTGCGCGACTGCGGCGCGACGCAGATCCACTATCTCGGTGGTGTGTTGCAGATCCTCCTCAAGCAGCCAGAGAGTGCGCGCGATCGTGACCACAAGGTTCGCGCCGCCTGGGGCGGTGGTTGCCCGCGCGATATCTGGCGCGCCTTCGAGGAGCGCTTCGGCACCCCACTGCGCGAATGCTACGGCATGACGGAATCCTCCAGCATCACCACATTCAACGCGGCCGGCGTACTCGGCTCCGTCGGCACGCCTGTGCCTTGGCTTTCCGTCGAGATTCTCGACGAACAGGGTGCGCCCGTAGCGGCGGGCGTGCATGGCGAGATCGTCGTCCATCCGCGTCAGGCGGGCGCGGTCTTCGCCGGCTATTTCCGCAATGAAGAGGCGACAGCCAAGGCGCTCCGGCCGGACGGTTTCCACACCGGCGACCTTGGCATGATCGATGCGGACGGCAACCTCTTTTTCCTCGGCCGGCTGACGGACAGCGTTCGGGTGAAGGGCGAGAACGTTTCGGCCTTCGAGGTGGAGCACGTCGCCGGCAGTCATCCGATGGTTGAAGACTGCGCGCTGATCGGCGTCAAGGCCGAGGTCGGCGAACAGGAGATCAAGCTGTTTATCAAGCCCAAGGAAGGGGTGGCCATCGACTATCCGGCTTTCTCCGATTGGCTTGCTCATCGTCTGGCGCCGTTCCAGAACCCGCGCTACCTCACCGTGGTCGAGGAGTTCGAGCGCACGCCAAGCCAGCGCATCATGAAGCACCGACTGCCCGCATCCGTCGAGGGCAGCTGGGACAGGCAGCAACGCACCGGCCGATGA
- a CDS encoding Zn-dependent alcohol dehydrogenase codes for MKAAVLYTFNEDLVIEDVPIANPGDREVLVRIIATGVCHSDLSAAKGKSRPSLPVILGHEAAGIVERTGSAVSKVKKGDHVILSWAPNCGECFYCHKRLPTMCDTYGDAAGGNTLWNGARRLGSAQKPVNHFTCVSSFAELAVVPEAGCSKIEHDIPFEVAALVGCAVTTGFGAVVNDARVEPGEIVGVIGVGGVGINAIHAASVAGAEAVVAIDINPEKEAVARSFGATHFLNSATQDVTAELKALSRGRGPDSIIDCTGRPAAIALAYDSVRLGGSVISVGIAAKGEMVSLPASTLPNTQKRIIGSNYGGGVPERDFERILGLYRAGRFDLDRQVGARVPLEQINEAFRWLQQGVLARTLVCFDR; via the coding sequence ATGAAGGCCGCCGTTCTCTACACGTTCAACGAAGACCTCGTCATCGAGGATGTGCCGATCGCTAATCCCGGCGATCGAGAGGTGCTGGTGCGCATCATCGCGACCGGCGTCTGCCACAGCGATCTCAGCGCCGCAAAGGGCAAGTCGCGCCCCAGCCTGCCCGTCATCCTTGGCCATGAAGCGGCCGGCATTGTCGAGCGCACCGGTTCGGCAGTGTCGAAGGTGAAGAAGGGCGACCACGTCATTCTCTCCTGGGCGCCCAACTGCGGCGAATGCTTCTACTGCCACAAGCGCCTGCCGACCATGTGCGACACCTATGGTGACGCTGCGGGCGGCAACACGCTCTGGAACGGTGCCCGCCGGCTCGGCAGTGCGCAAAAGCCGGTCAATCATTTCACCTGCGTGTCGAGTTTTGCAGAACTTGCGGTCGTGCCGGAAGCAGGCTGCTCCAAGATCGAGCACGACATTCCCTTTGAGGTCGCAGCTCTCGTCGGTTGCGCGGTAACGACGGGTTTCGGCGCGGTGGTGAACGATGCGCGCGTCGAGCCCGGCGAGATTGTCGGTGTCATCGGTGTCGGTGGTGTGGGCATCAATGCCATCCATGCGGCGTCCGTCGCTGGGGCCGAAGCGGTCGTCGCCATCGATATCAATCCGGAAAAGGAAGCGGTCGCCCGTTCGTTCGGCGCAACGCACTTTCTGAATTCCGCAACGCAGGATGTCACCGCGGAACTGAAGGCGCTGAGCCGCGGCCGCGGACCCGATAGCATCATCGATTGCACCGGGCGGCCCGCGGCAATCGCACTTGCCTATGACAGCGTCCGGCTCGGCGGTTCAGTGATTTCCGTGGGTATCGCCGCCAAGGGCGAGATGGTCTCGCTCCCGGCCTCGACTTTGCCGAATACCCAGAAGCGCATCATCGGCAGCAACTATGGCGGCGGGGTTCCGGAGCGTGATTTCGAACGCATCCTCGGCCTCTACCGGGCCGGCCGTTTCGACCTGGATCGCCAGGTCGGTGCGCGCGTGCCGCTGGAGCAGATCAATGAGGCCTTCCGCTGGCTGCAGCAAGGCGTTCTTGCCCGCACGCTCGTGTGCTTCGACCGCTGA
- a CDS encoding NAD-dependent succinate-semialdehyde dehydrogenase: MYPDTQLFIAGEWTNGSDGETLAVLNPATGGEIGRVAKATTRDMDRVLAAAAKAFEQWRKTTARDRAKLLHAAADNLRARIDDIAPVLTMEQGKPLAEARSELRNADDVIRWFAEEAIRSYGRIIPARTPGVQQMVMKEPIGVVAAFTPWNYPVAQAIRKICAALAAGCTVILKAAEEAPASCAAMVRAFADAGFPDGAINLLYGTPSEISEYLIPHPVIRKVSFTGSTPVGKHLTAVAGAHMKRVTMELGGHAPYIVCADADLSSAVSMLAGHKFHNAGQVCIAPTRVLVEEPVFDTVLEDFVTAAKAVKVGDGLSDGIDMGPMANARRLDAMDRLIGDAVAKGGRLLTGGNRIGNAGFFFEPTVLADVPQDAAIMNEEPFGPVAVVNRFAAVDAAIAEANRLPFGLAAYAFTRSQRHAQRFAEDIETGMLSINDYGLAYAEVPFNGVKDSGYGSEGGPEALETFQTIKFVSQASL, translated from the coding sequence ATGTATCCTGATACCCAACTCTTCATCGCCGGCGAATGGACGAACGGCTCAGACGGTGAAACGCTCGCGGTTCTCAATCCGGCGACCGGCGGCGAAATCGGCCGTGTCGCGAAAGCGACCACCCGCGACATGGATCGTGTGCTCGCAGCCGCTGCCAAAGCCTTCGAACAGTGGCGCAAGACGACGGCACGCGACCGCGCAAAACTGCTCCATGCGGCCGCCGACAATCTGCGTGCCCGTATCGATGATATCGCGCCCGTCCTGACCATGGAACAGGGCAAGCCGCTTGCCGAAGCCCGGTCGGAACTGCGCAACGCCGATGATGTCATCCGCTGGTTCGCGGAAGAGGCCATCCGCTCCTACGGCCGCATCATCCCGGCGCGCACGCCCGGCGTGCAGCAGATGGTCATGAAGGAGCCGATCGGCGTGGTCGCTGCGTTCACGCCCTGGAACTATCCGGTCGCCCAGGCGATCCGCAAGATTTGCGCGGCTCTTGCCGCCGGCTGCACGGTCATCCTGAAGGCCGCCGAAGAGGCGCCGGCCTCCTGCGCAGCCATGGTTCGCGCCTTTGCCGATGCCGGTTTCCCTGATGGCGCGATCAACCTTCTCTACGGCACACCTTCGGAAATTTCCGAGTATCTCATTCCGCATCCGGTGATCCGCAAGGTGTCCTTCACCGGTTCGACGCCGGTCGGCAAACATCTGACCGCGGTCGCCGGCGCCCACATGAAGCGGGTGACGATGGAGCTGGGCGGCCATGCGCCGTACATCGTCTGCGCCGATGCGGACCTTTCGTCCGCGGTTTCGATGCTGGCCGGCCACAAGTTCCACAATGCGGGCCAGGTCTGCATCGCGCCGACGCGCGTGCTGGTGGAAGAGCCTGTCTTCGACACTGTCCTCGAAGACTTCGTCACCGCGGCGAAGGCCGTGAAGGTGGGAGATGGTCTTTCCGACGGTATCGACATGGGGCCGATGGCGAATGCCCGCCGCCTCGACGCGATGGACCGACTGATCGGCGACGCGGTCGCCAAGGGCGGCCGCCTGCTGACCGGCGGCAACCGCATCGGCAATGCCGGCTTCTTCTTCGAGCCGACGGTGCTGGCCGACGTGCCGCAGGACGCCGCGATCATGAACGAGGAGCCGTTTGGGCCTGTCGCGGTCGTCAACCGTTTCGCGGCGGTGGATGCGGCAATTGCCGAGGCGAACCGGTTGCCGTTCGGCTTGGCCGCCTATGCCTTCACGCGGTCCCAGAGACACGCGCAGCGTTTCGCCGAAGACATCGAAACGGGCATGCTTTCGATCAACGATTACGGCCTTGCCTATGCGGAGGTTCCCTTCAACGGCGTGAAGGATTCCGGGTACGGCTCCGAGGGCGGGCCTGAGGCACTTGAGACATTCCAGACGATCAAGTTCGTTTCACAGGCGAGTTTGTGA
- a CDS encoding acetoacetate decarboxylase family protein, giving the protein MSQNAYALPQRAPLYQAPPFDYKAFSKVSVFCRVDEAAIRAALPAQFDVRGDVIEFFIMDVPAGGALGSYAEGGIVVPISYQGRPGGHVLYEIVTNDDSMAVGREVWGYPKKMGEVEWKASETAVTAKLSRRGTSLIEIDFKADGPAFEKPALHPRFQTRIIPSPENAAVETQIIENSLGQSETLRHALGRAEIKIGGSASDPFSDFQIREIVGAEMIVANFVLGFGKIVG; this is encoded by the coding sequence ATGTCCCAGAACGCCTATGCCCTCCCGCAGCGCGCGCCCCTCTATCAGGCGCCGCCGTTCGATTACAAAGCCTTCAGCAAGGTCAGCGTGTTCTGCCGCGTTGACGAGGCGGCGATCCGCGCGGCTTTGCCGGCGCAGTTCGACGTCCGGGGCGACGTTATCGAATTCTTCATCATGGACGTGCCGGCCGGCGGCGCGCTCGGGTCCTATGCGGAAGGCGGCATCGTGGTGCCGATCAGCTACCAGGGTCGCCCGGGCGGTCACGTGCTGTACGAGATCGTCACCAATGATGACTCCATGGCGGTCGGCCGCGAGGTCTGGGGTTATCCGAAGAAAATGGGCGAAGTCGAGTGGAAGGCGAGCGAAACGGCAGTCACGGCCAAGCTCTCGCGCCGCGGCACGTCGTTGATCGAGATCGACTTCAAGGCTGATGGTCCGGCCTTCGAGAAGCCGGCTCTACACCCGCGTTTCCAGACCCGTATCATTCCGTCACCGGAAAATGCGGCCGTCGAGACGCAGATCATCGAAAACTCGCTCGGTCAGTCCGAAACGCTCCGTCATGCCCTCGGCAGGGCCGAGATCAAGATCGGTGGCAGCGCCAGCGATCCGTTCTCCGACTTCCAGATCCGCGAGATCGTCGGTGCGGAAATGATCGTCGCCAACTTCGTCCTCGGCTTCGGCAAAATCGTCGGCTGA